The following coding sequences lie in one Meles meles chromosome X, mMelMel3.1 paternal haplotype, whole genome shotgun sequence genomic window:
- the LOC123934421 gene encoding LOW QUALITY PROTEIN: melanoma-associated antigen B10-like (The sequence of the model RefSeq protein was modified relative to this genomic sequence to represent the inferred CDS: deleted 2 bases in 1 codon; substituted 1 base at 1 genomic stop codon), translating into MPRGQRSKLRACKKRRQDRSEAQGVQDAQASEAVEEQPLTSPFPPFGGAQSQDDERPSTFQAQHSTGRYGRTPLDDKAILLVQFLLCKYNMREPITKEDMMEYVIKKHKEDFPXGKLITQDLVQEMYLQYQQVANSYPPRCEFLWGPRAHAETSKMKVLEFLAKIHDTVPSAFPSWYEEAL; encoded by the exons ATGCCTCGGGGGCAGAGGAGTAAGCTTCGTGCCTGTAAGAAACGCCGTCAGGACCGGAGTGAAGCTCAGGGTGTCCAGGATGCTCAGGCCAGTGAAGCAGTTGAAGAACAGCCCCTCacttccccctttcctccttttGGTG GTGCCCAGAGCCAAGACGACGAAAGACCAAGCACCTTTCAGGCACAACACAGCACTGGTCGTTACGGTAGAACCCCGCTAGATGACAAGGCAATTCTTTTGGTGCAATTCCTGTTGTGCAAGTACAACATGAGGGAGCCCATAACAAAGGAAGACATGATGGAGTATGTCATCAAGAAGCACAAGGAGGACTTTCC ATGAGGAAAACTCATCACCCAAGATTTGGTGCAGGAAATGTACCTGCAGTACCAGCAGGTAGCCAATAGTTATCCTCCACGCTGTGAGTTCCTGTGGGGCCCGAGAGCCCACGCCGAGACCAGCAAGATGAAAGTTCTTGAGTTCTTGGCCAAGATCCATGATACAGTTCCCAGTGCCTTCCCATCCTGGTATGAAGAAGCTTTGTGA